A single region of the Pseudomonas granadensis genome encodes:
- a CDS encoding FdhF/YdeP family oxidoreductase gives MSQHHQADQKPVPRYKPYKGAAGGWGALISVAQAWLTSDNALKNLRMMLKTNQNGGFDCPGCAWGDSPESGMVKFCENGAKAVNWEATKRRVDAKFFAKHSVTALLEQSDYWLEYQGRLTEPMVYDAETDRYKPISWEDAFALIGKHLRNLPSPDQAEFYTSGRASNEAAYLYQLFVRAYGTNNFPDCSNMCHEASGVALAQSVGVGKGTVTFDDFEHADAIFVWGQNPGTNHPRMLEPLREAVKRGAQVVCINPLKERGLERFQHPQHPIEMLTNGDKPTNTAYFRPALGGDMAVLRGMAKFLLQWERDAQKAGEPAVFDHDFLNAHSANVLEYLGVVDDTSWEQIVEQSGLTLVDIEQAARMYAKGKNVIMCWAMGITQHRHSVPTIQEIANLMLLRGNIGKPGAGLCPVRGHSNVQGDRTMGINERPPVAFLDSLERRFQFKVPRHNGHNVVEAIHAMAEGRAKVFIGLGGNFAQATPDSPRTFQALRNCDLTVQISTKLNRSHLAHGKDALILPCLGRTDIDIQSEGPQAVTVEDSFSMVHASNGQLQPLSNQMRSEPSIIAGIAAATLGSKPVDWNWLVADYARIRELIADTIPNFKDFNEKVKNPGGFYLGNSAGARKWNTPSGRANFRPNLLPLDLVHERTRATGQLPDLILQSMRSHDQYNTTIYGLDDRYRGVKGQRDVLFVNEADIIRLGFRPGQKADIVSLWDDGRERRVKGFTLLAFDIPAGQAAAYYPEVNPLVPLESTGDGSHTPTSKFIAIRLEAASESGLIMAKTA, from the coding sequence GTGAGCCAACATCATCAAGCCGACCAGAAACCTGTCCCGCGCTACAAGCCTTACAAAGGTGCCGCCGGCGGCTGGGGCGCCCTGATCAGTGTGGCTCAGGCCTGGTTGACCAGCGACAACGCGCTGAAGAACCTGCGCATGATGCTCAAGACCAACCAGAACGGCGGCTTCGACTGCCCTGGCTGCGCCTGGGGTGATTCGCCGGAAAGCGGCATGGTCAAGTTCTGCGAAAACGGCGCCAAAGCGGTGAACTGGGAAGCAACCAAGCGCCGCGTCGATGCGAAGTTCTTCGCCAAGCACAGCGTCACTGCGTTGCTGGAGCAGAGCGACTACTGGCTGGAATATCAGGGCCGGCTGACAGAGCCGATGGTCTACGACGCTGAAACCGATCGCTACAAGCCGATCAGTTGGGAAGATGCGTTTGCCCTGATCGGCAAGCATTTGCGCAATCTGCCGAGCCCGGATCAGGCCGAGTTCTACACCTCCGGTCGTGCCAGTAACGAAGCGGCGTATCTGTATCAGTTGTTCGTACGCGCCTATGGCACCAACAATTTCCCTGACTGCTCGAACATGTGCCACGAGGCCAGCGGTGTGGCGCTGGCGCAAAGTGTCGGCGTCGGCAAGGGCACGGTGACGTTCGATGATTTCGAGCACGCCGATGCGATTTTTGTCTGGGGCCAGAACCCTGGCACCAACCATCCGCGGATGCTCGAGCCATTGCGTGAAGCGGTGAAGCGCGGCGCGCAGGTGGTGTGTATCAACCCGTTGAAAGAGCGCGGCCTGGAACGTTTCCAGCACCCGCAGCACCCGATCGAAATGCTCACCAACGGCGACAAGCCAACCAACACCGCGTATTTCCGTCCGGCACTGGGCGGCGACATGGCGGTGCTGCGCGGCATGGCCAAGTTTCTGTTGCAATGGGAACGCGACGCGCAGAAGGCCGGCGAGCCGGCGGTGTTCGATCACGACTTCCTCAATGCCCACAGCGCCAACGTGCTGGAATACCTCGGTGTGGTCGATGACACGTCGTGGGAGCAGATCGTCGAGCAGTCGGGCCTGACCTTGGTCGACATCGAACAAGCCGCGCGTATGTACGCCAAAGGCAAGAACGTGATCATGTGCTGGGCGATGGGCATCACCCAGCATCGCCATTCGGTGCCGACCATCCAGGAAATCGCCAACCTGATGCTGCTGCGCGGCAACATCGGCAAGCCGGGCGCCGGTCTCTGTCCAGTGCGTGGTCACAGTAACGTGCAGGGCGACCGCACCATGGGCATCAACGAACGTCCACCGGTGGCGTTCCTCGATTCGCTGGAGCGGCGCTTCCAGTTCAAGGTGCCGCGCCACAATGGGCACAACGTGGTCGAGGCGATCCACGCGATGGCCGAGGGTCGCGCCAAGGTGTTCATCGGTCTGGGCGGCAACTTCGCCCAAGCCACGCCGGACAGCCCACGCACCTTCCAGGCGCTGCGCAACTGCGACCTGACCGTACAGATCAGCACCAAGCTCAACCGCAGCCACTTGGCTCACGGCAAAGACGCGCTGATCCTGCCGTGCCTGGGTCGTACCGACATTGATATTCAGAGCGAAGGCCCGCAAGCGGTCACCGTGGAAGACTCGTTCAGCATGGTTCACGCCTCCAACGGCCAGTTGCAGCCGCTGTCGAACCAGATGCGCTCGGAGCCGTCGATCATCGCCGGCATCGCCGCCGCGACGTTGGGCAGCAAACCGGTGGACTGGAACTGGCTGGTCGCCGATTACGCACGCATTCGCGAACTGATTGCCGACACCATCCCGAACTTCAAGGACTTCAACGAGAAGGTGAAAAACCCGGGTGGTTTCTACCTCGGCAACAGCGCTGGCGCGCGCAAGTGGAACACGCCGTCGGGCCGGGCCAATTTCCGTCCGAACCTGCTGCCCCTGGATCTGGTGCACGAACGCACCCGCGCCACCGGGCAACTACCGGACCTGATCCTGCAATCGATGCGTTCCCACGATCAGTACAACACCACGATTTACGGTCTCGACGACCGTTATCGCGGCGTCAAAGGCCAGCGTGACGTTTTGTTCGTCAACGAGGCCGACATCATTCGCCTGGGTTTCCGTCCGGGGCAGAAGGCCGACATCGTGTCGCTGTGGGACGATGGCCGGGAGCGCCGGGTGAAAGGTTTTACATTATTGGCGTTCGATATTCCTGCCGGCCAAGCGGCGGCGTACTATCCGGAAGTCAATCCGCTGGTGCCGCTG
- the fdhD gene encoding formate dehydrogenase accessory sulfurtransferase FdhD: MNAKRPACAAPALETPAPAASQTYSYSDLPREESASTALAEEVALAIAYNGISQAVMLVTPTDLEDFIVGFSLGSGIIEDASDIYDLQLTGSGSAQYAQVTIANRAFWNLKQQRRQLAGTSGCGLCGVEAVEQALPDLKVLPGSPLPPIAWLDGLRQRIGAFQPLGQHCGAVHAAVFMNASGELLLGREDIGRHNALDKLIGGLIRQKIMTEGGLAIVTSRCSLELIQKVLRAGIQTLVSLSAPTGLAVQWARRHNLNLIHLPQKSAPRVYSPAMENQA; this comes from the coding sequence ATGAACGCCAAGCGTCCAGCCTGCGCGGCGCCAGCCCTCGAAACGCCCGCGCCCGCCGCCAGCCAGACCTACAGCTACAGCGATTTGCCCCGTGAGGAATCGGCCAGCACTGCGCTGGCCGAAGAAGTCGCGTTGGCGATTGCCTACAACGGCATCAGCCAGGCGGTGATGCTGGTGACGCCAACGGATCTGGAAGACTTCATTGTCGGCTTCAGCCTCGGCAGCGGCATCATTGAAGACGCCAGCGATATCTACGACCTGCAACTGACCGGCTCGGGCTCGGCGCAATATGCGCAGGTGACCATCGCCAATCGCGCTTTCTGGAACCTCAAGCAACAGCGTCGGCAATTGGCCGGCACCAGCGGTTGCGGTTTGTGCGGTGTCGAAGCGGTGGAACAGGCGCTGCCCGATCTCAAGGTTTTGCCCGGTTCGCCGCTGCCGCCGATCGCCTGGCTCGACGGCCTGCGCCAGCGCATCGGCGCGTTTCAGCCGCTGGGCCAGCATTGCGGCGCGGTACATGCCGCGGTGTTCATGAATGCCAGCGGCGAGTTGCTGCTCGGTCGCGAAGACATCGGCCGGCACAACGCCCTCGACAAGCTGATCGGCGGACTGATTCGCCAGAAGATCATGACCGAGGGCGGCCTGGCGATTGTCACCAGCCGTTGCAGTCTCGAACTGATCCAGAAGGTCCTGCGTGCCGGTATCCAGACCCTTGTCAGTCTGTCGGCACCGACCGGCCTTGCCGTGCAATGGGCACGGCGCCACAACCTCAATCTCATCCACCTGCCGCAGAAAAGTGCGCCGCGGGTGTACAGCCCCGCGATGGAGAATCAAGCGTGA
- a CDS encoding LysR family transcriptional regulator: MDIKQLKFLIALDETRHFGQAAARCHITQPTLSMRLRSLEEELDLPLVNRGQRFEGFTAPGERVLAWARTVLAAYDGLQAEAAACRGNLIGTLRLGVVPLSSFDPLPLMQRLHAAHPELRFELSSLSSEQVLEHLANNRIDIGVSYLERLDSERFDSLAFDETRMGLLYDQRSFTFGEEPLSWEALIELPLCMLTSGMHFRQSIDHNFHSRGLTPQPLLQTDAVHQLLQAVHGGFCCAIMPLDGGAETLADHLRLQPIENARTLAPLGLIMRRGAPRSALAEACFALYQKSPKEA; the protein is encoded by the coding sequence ATGGACATCAAGCAACTGAAATTCCTCATCGCCCTCGACGAAACCCGTCACTTCGGCCAGGCCGCTGCGCGCTGCCACATCACCCAGCCGACCTTGTCGATGCGTCTGCGCAGCCTCGAAGAAGAACTCGACCTGCCGCTGGTCAACCGTGGTCAACGCTTCGAAGGTTTCACCGCGCCGGGCGAGCGCGTGCTGGCGTGGGCGCGCACGGTGCTGGCGGCTTATGACGGCTTGCAGGCAGAAGCGGCGGCCTGTCGCGGCAATCTGATCGGTACGTTGCGTCTGGGCGTGGTGCCGCTGTCGAGTTTTGATCCGCTGCCGTTGATGCAACGCCTGCATGCGGCGCACCCGGAGTTGCGCTTCGAACTGTCGTCGCTGAGTTCCGAGCAGGTGCTCGAACATCTGGCCAACAATCGCATCGACATCGGCGTGTCCTATCTGGAGCGTCTGGACAGCGAGCGCTTTGATTCTCTGGCCTTCGACGAAACGCGCATGGGCCTGCTTTACGATCAGCGCTCCTTCACCTTTGGCGAAGAACCGCTGAGCTGGGAAGCGCTGATCGAACTGCCGCTGTGCATGCTCACCAGCGGCATGCATTTTCGCCAGTCCATCGACCACAACTTCCACAGCCGCGGCCTGACCCCGCAACCCCTGCTGCAAACCGACGCCGTGCATCAATTGTTACAGGCCGTACACGGCGGCTTTTGCTGCGCAATCATGCCGCTGGATGGCGGTGCGGAAACCCTGGCTGATCACCTGCGCCTGCAACCGATCGAAAATGCCCGCACGCTGGCGCCGCTGGGCCTGATCATGCGCCGTGGCGCGCCGCGTTCAGCGCTGGCGGAAGCCTGTTTCGCGCTGTACCAGAAATCGCCCAAAGAGGCTTGA
- the lysM gene encoding peptidoglycan-binding protein LysM, translated as MSLFSFLKDAGEKILDALTPDKAEANSAALTKHVQEALTGIDTSKIQVKVEGEKVIATGEAASQEEKEKILLALGNVAGVTGVDDQITVTGAVTAAAKFVTVEKGDTLSAISKRVYGDPNQYNKIFEANKPQLKSADKIYPGQVLRIPE; from the coding sequence ATGAGCCTGTTCAGTTTTTTGAAAGACGCCGGTGAAAAAATTCTCGATGCGCTGACCCCGGACAAGGCCGAAGCCAACAGTGCGGCGCTGACCAAGCACGTACAGGAGGCGCTGACTGGAATCGACACGTCAAAAATCCAGGTCAAGGTCGAAGGAGAGAAAGTGATCGCTACGGGTGAAGCGGCCAGCCAGGAAGAGAAAGAGAAGATTCTCTTGGCGTTGGGCAACGTAGCTGGCGTCACTGGTGTAGATGATCAGATCACCGTGACTGGCGCTGTCACTGCTGCCGCGAAATTTGTCACTGTCGAAAAAGGCGACACGCTGAGCGCGATTTCCAAGCGCGTGTATGGTGACCCGAACCAGTACAACAAGATTTTCGAGGCCAACAAGCCGCAGCTCAAGAGCGCGGACAAGATCTACCCAGGGCAAGTGTTGCGTATCCCTGAATAA
- the yrfG gene encoding GMP/IMP nucleotidase produces MPSLPWSDIDTVLLDMDGTLLDLHFDNHFWLEHLPQRYAELHGVSRAMAEMELQPLFERHAGQLQWYCLDFWSAELQLSVRELKQETAHLIALRPDADTFLDAIKRAGKRVIMITNAHRDSLSLKLERIELAPYFERLISSHDYGYPKENPQFWDALQADIGFDPARSLFIDDTLPILRSARDFGVAHLLAVKEPDSRKGPKDTAEFAAVDDYRDLIAGL; encoded by the coding sequence ATGCCTTCATTACCGTGGTCCGACATCGATACCGTTCTGCTCGACATGGACGGCACATTGCTGGATCTGCACTTCGACAACCACTTCTGGCTCGAACACCTGCCCCAGCGTTACGCCGAACTGCACGGGGTCAGCCGGGCCATGGCCGAGATGGAACTGCAGCCGCTGTTCGAGCGCCACGCCGGCCAGTTGCAGTGGTACTGCCTGGACTTCTGGAGTGCCGAACTGCAACTGTCGGTGCGCGAACTGAAACAGGAAACCGCGCATCTGATCGCGTTGCGCCCGGATGCCGACACCTTCCTCGATGCGATCAAACGCGCCGGCAAGCGGGTGATCATGATCACCAATGCGCACCGCGACTCGCTGTCGCTGAAACTGGAGCGGATCGAACTGGCGCCGTACTTCGAACGGCTGATCAGCTCGCACGATTATGGTTACCCGAAGGAAAATCCGCAGTTCTGGGATGCCTTGCAGGCGGATATCGGGTTCGATCCGGCGCGCAGCCTGTTTATCGACGACACCTTGCCGATTCTGCGCAGTGCACGGGATTTTGGCGTGGCGCATTTGCTCGCGGTGAAAGAGCCGGACAGCCGCAAGGGACCGAAAGACACCGCCGAGTTTGCTGCGGTCGACGATTATCGGGATTTGATTGCCGGGCTTTGA
- the nudE gene encoding ADP compounds hydrolase NudE has protein sequence MRQKPTVLAREIVATSRLFAVEELKLRFSNGVERTYERLVGKGAGYGAVMIVAMLDAEHAVLVEEYCGGTDAYELSLPKGLIEPGEDVLAAAERELKEEAGFGARQLEHLTELSLSPGYMSQKIQVVLATDLYEERLEGDEPEPMRVDKVNLRELSALALNPQFSEGRALAALYLTRDLLTQRGSFNLE, from the coding sequence ATGCGCCAGAAACCCACCGTACTTGCCCGCGAGATCGTCGCCACCAGTCGTCTGTTCGCGGTCGAGGAACTCAAGCTGCGCTTTTCCAATGGCGTGGAACGCACGTATGAGCGGCTGGTCGGCAAGGGCGCGGGCTACGGCGCGGTGATGATCGTGGCGATGCTCGATGCCGAACATGCGGTGCTGGTCGAAGAGTATTGCGGTGGCACCGATGCCTATGAATTGTCCTTGCCCAAAGGCTTGATCGAGCCGGGCGAGGATGTACTGGCAGCGGCCGAGCGTGAGCTTAAGGAAGAGGCCGGTTTCGGCGCCCGACAACTGGAGCATCTGACCGAGCTGTCGTTGTCGCCCGGTTACATGAGCCAGAAGATTCAGGTGGTGCTGGCCACCGATCTGTATGAAGAGCGTCTGGAGGGCGACGAGCCTGAGCCGATGCGCGTCGACAAGGTCAACCTGCGCGAGCTGTCGGCGCTGGCGCTCAATCCACAATTTTCCGAAGGACGTGCGCTGGCGGCGCTGTATCTGACGCGTGATCTTTTGACCCAGCGCGGTTCTTTCAATCTTGAGTGA